A single Patescibacteria group bacterium DNA region contains:
- a CDS encoding oligosaccharide flippase family protein, which produces MSVKNILNSKINLLFSDQLFRGSFLVFVASIGSAAMNYLFHLLMGRFLAPAEYGVLMSLISLSYLTSVPGSTLVTTATKFASKYKAREDFDAVTHALYWATKVVSIFGLFIFGLAIVFRGKLATFLKIPDSMLVVLFFLFIFVSLLGSSPRGFLQGLLRFKAFSFVSLFTTFLKLALGVGFVLMGWGVFGAVGGLVGSSLLGLLVAIVLLRKNLRWPFKKNSFSSREILAYAAPTVLVLLCFQSLYNTDVILVKHFFTSHQAGIYSSAVTLGRIIYFGFSSVAMVMFPMVSEKLEQGQDFSGVFKKSFALVLAGAFLGWLAYTLIPSLLVHTFFGASYAEVTPYLSSFALFMGLFSLVNFLIQFFLSIRDFRFLFTLAGAALLQIFLIWQFHANLQQVIHVNIGVALTVLVALLWIYAAGTRNPRPVS; this is translated from the coding sequence ATGAGTGTTAAAAACATATTGAATTCAAAAATTAATTTATTATTTTCTGACCAGCTTTTTCGTGGATCATTTCTTGTTTTTGTGGCTAGTATTGGGAGCGCGGCTATGAACTACCTTTTCCATCTTTTAATGGGAAGGTTTCTTGCTCCAGCAGAATACGGGGTATTAATGAGCTTGATTTCACTTTCTTATCTTACTAGTGTTCCTGGAAGTACCTTAGTGACCACTGCTACCAAATTTGCTTCTAAGTATAAGGCTCGCGAAGATTTTGATGCTGTAACACACGCCCTGTACTGGGCTACTAAAGTGGTATCCATATTTGGGCTTTTTATTTTCGGATTGGCTATTGTTTTTAGGGGAAAGCTAGCTACATTTTTGAAAATTCCTGATTCCATGCTAGTGGTCTTATTTTTCCTATTTATTTTTGTTTCTCTTTTAGGTTCTTCACCTCGAGGCTTTTTGCAAGGCCTTCTTAGGTTTAAAGCTTTTTCCTTTGTTTCTCTTTTTACCACTTTTCTTAAATTAGCGTTGGGTGTGGGATTTGTGCTTATGGGTTGGGGAGTTTTTGGAGCAGTGGGCGGGCTGGTTGGTTCTTCATTATTGGGTTTGTTAGTAGCGATTGTGTTGCTGCGCAAAAACCTGCGCTGGCCTTTTAAGAAAAATTCCTTTTCTTCTCGCGAAATTTTAGCATATGCTGCCCCCACTGTCTTGGTTTTGCTTTGTTTCCAATCTCTTTACAATACAGATGTAATTTTGGTTAAGCACTTTTTTACCTCCCACCAAGCAGGGATATACAGTTCTGCTGTAACCTTGGGTAGAATTATTTATTTTGGGTTTAGCTCAGTTGCCATGGTAATGTTCCCTATGGTTTCAGAAAAACTAGAACAAGGACAAGATTTTAGTGGCGTGTTTAAAAAGTCTTTTGCTTTAGTGTTGGCGGGTGCTTTTTTAGGGTGGCTTGCCTACACCCTAATACCTTCTTTGCTAGTCCATACCTTTTTTGGAGCTTCTTATGCAGAGGTAACTCCCTATCTTAGTTCCTTTGCCTTGTTTATGGGGCTTTTTTCTTTAGTTAATTTCCTGATTCAGTTTTTCCTTTCTATTCGAGATTTTCGCTTCTTATTTACTTTGGCAGGAGCAGCTCTTTTGCAAATTTTCTTAATTTGGCAGTTTCATGCTAATTTGCAGCAAGTGATACATGTTAATATTGGGGTGGCTCTAACAGTTCTTGTTGCCCTACTTTGGATTTATGCTGCCGGAACCCGGAACCCGAGACCCGTTTCTTAA